In one Oncorhynchus nerka isolate Pitt River linkage group LG7, Oner_Uvic_2.0, whole genome shotgun sequence genomic region, the following are encoded:
- the LOC115132858 gene encoding LOW QUALITY PROTEIN: homeobox protein Hox-C1a-like (The sequence of the model RefSeq protein was modified relative to this genomic sequence to represent the inferred CDS: deleted 2 bases in 1 codon), whose product MNLYQELTCDGESSALFAGGHRPGEVRIGDLGQIISPELGAGNEGNSLSEGDPGYSLQHSYPSFSGANSATDCTVTQLPVYSGSSSSPLTQSQGFSTTPPACIHYSRLPSYLRVQEHDFPGLGYSSSTHITGTEALAHAEFGSINAHIKIYTHGGSNVHFAVVDSSSHSDPKCKVPELSHRSKTFDWMNVKKRSQARTAKMHMACGLSIVAPGVSMDRGGGSNHSIPTDGHHITANGVLRTNFTTKQLTELEKEFHFNKYLTRARRVEIASALQLSETQVKIWFQNRRMKQKKLMREGLLPVAFRVLELLRKLTLQQPGHLFLSWTT is encoded by the exons ATGAATTTGTATCAAGAGTTAACGTGCGATGGGGAGAGTAGCGCTCTGTTCGCAGGGGGACACCGACCAGGGGAGGTCAGGATAGGTGACTTGGGCCAGATCATTTCTCCAGAACTTGGAGCTGGCAATGAGGGTAACTCTTTATCAGAGGGTGACCCGGGATATTCATTACAACACAGTTACCCGTCTTTCTCCGGTGCCAATTCTGCGACCGACTGCACGGTAACTCAGCTACCAGTCTACTCAGGCTCGAGCAGCTCTCCTCTGACACAGAGTCAGGGCTTTTCAACCACGCCACCGGCCTGCATTCACTACTCTCGTCTCCCCTCCTACCTCCGGGTGCAGGAACACGACTTCCCGGGACTTGGATACTCCTCTTCCACACACATTACCGGGACTGAGGCGCTAGCGCACGCAGAATTCGGGTCTATAAATGCGCACATTAAAATCTACACTCACGGTGGGTCTAATGTTCACTTTGCTGTTGTGGACAGTAGCTCTCACTCCGACCCCAAGTGTAAGGTACCTGAACTAAGTCACAGGAGCAAAACTTTTGATTGGATGAACGTGAAGAAGAGAAGTCAAGCTCGGACGG CCAAGATGCACATGGCCTGTGGATTAAGTATAGTCGCTCCAGGCGTCAGTATGGACAGAGGAGGTGGAAGTAACCACAGCATTCCCACCGATGGGCATCATATTACCGCTAACGGGGTACTAAGGACCAATTTCACCACCAAACAGCTCACAGAGCTCGAGAAGGAGTTCCACTTCAACAAGTACCTGACGCGAGCCAGACGCGTGGAGATCGCGAGCGCCCTGCAACTGAGCGAGACGCAGGTGAAGATTTGGTTCCAGAACCGGCGCATGAAACAGAAGAAATTAATGCGCGAGGGTCTTCTCCCGGTGGCC TTCCGTGTCCTCGAGCTGCTCAGAAAGCTCACGCTCCAACAGCCTGGACACTTATTCCTCTCCTGGACAACTTGA